The Labrus bergylta chromosome 15, fLabBer1.1, whole genome shotgun sequence genome includes a region encoding these proteins:
- the LOC136182794 gene encoding tripartite motif-containing protein 16-like isoform X2, whose product MAQKGVQLSQETISCLICQDLLKDPVTLTCGHSYCMKCIKSHWDTEDEKTVYSCPQCRQTFTARPDLRKNTILADLVEELKKTGLQAAPADHCYAGSEDVACDVCTGRKLKACKSCLQCLASYCEKHLQPHYEAAPFKKHKLVEPSKKLQENVCSRHDEVMKVFCRTDQQSICHLCLMDEHKGHDTVSAAAERSEKQRELEVSRQNIQQRIQDREKDVKLLQQEVEAINGSADKTVGNSEKMFTELIRLMEKRRSDVKQQVRSQQQTEVGRVRELQEKLEQEITELKRRDAEMKKLSHTQDHNQFLHDYPSLSPLSESTHSSSIKIRPLRYFEDVTVAVSEVRDKLQDVLREKWTNISQTVTEVDVLLPEPEPKTRAEFLKYSCDITLDPNTANTRLLLSDGNRKVTVTSQTNPYSSHPERFTKCFQVLSKESLTGRCYWEVEKKGFRVYVAVSYKNISRAGGLNEGAFGGPWSSRVGVYLDNRAGILSFYSISETMTLLHRVQTTFTQPLHAGLGFYNLFGIFVGDSAELCKLK is encoded by the exons atggcgcagaaaggagttcagctgAGCCAGGAAACTATTTCTTGTTTGATCTGTcaggatctcctgaaggatccggtgactcttacctgtggacacagttactgcatgaagtgtattaaaagccactgggatacagaggatgagaagacagtctacagctgccctcagtgtagacaGACCTTCACAGCGAGGCCtgacctgaggaaaaacaccatattggcagatttagtggaggagctgaagaagactggactccaagctgctcctgctgatcactgctatgctggatctgaagatgtggcctgtgatgtctgcaccgggagaaaactgaaagcctgtaagtcctgtctgcagtgtctggcttcttactgtgagaaacacctccagcctcattatgaagcagctccatttaagaaacacaagctagtggagccctccaagaagctccaggagaacgtctgctctcgtcatgatgaggtgatgaaagtattttgtcgcactgatcagcagtctatctgtcacctctgtttaatggatgaacacaaaggtcatgacacagtctcagctgcagcagaaaggagcgagaagcagagagagctggaggtgagtcgacaaaacatccagcagagaatccaggacagagagaaagatgtgaagctgctccaacaggaggtggaggctatcaatggctccgctgataaaacagtggggaacagtgagaagatgttcactgagctgatccgtctcatggagaaaagacgctctgatgtgaagcagcaggtcagatcccagcagcaaactgaagtgggtcgagtcagagagcttcaggagaagctggagcaggagatcactgagctgaagaggagagacgctgagatgaagaagctgtcacacacacaggaccacaaccagtttctacacgactacccctcactgtcaccactcagtgaatctacacactcatccagcatcaagatccgtcctctgaggtactttgaggacgTGACAgtggctgtgtcagaagtcagagataaactacaggacgtcctgagagagaaatggacaaacatctcacagacagtgactgaagtggatgttttactgccagaaccagagcccaagaccagagctgagttcttaaagtattcatgtgacatcacactggatccaaacacagcaaacacacggctgttattatctgatggaaacagaaaagtaacagtaaCGAGTCAGACCAAtccttattctagtcacccagagaGATTCACTAAATGTtttcaggtcctgagtaaagagagtctgactggacgttgttactgggaagtggagaaaaaaggatTTCGAGTTTATGTAGCAGTctcatacaagaatatcagcagagcagggggaTTGAATGAGGGTGCATTTGGag gtccttggtcctccagagtaggagtgtacctggataacagagcaggtattctgtccttctacagcatctctgaaaccatgactctcctccacagagtccagaccacattcactcagcctctacatgctggactcggGTTTTATAACTTGTTTGGCATCTttgttggagactctgctgagttgtgtaaactgaaatag
- the LOC136182794 gene encoding tripartite motif-containing protein 16-like isoform X1, with amino-acid sequence MAQKGVQLSQETISCLICQDLLKDPVTLTCGHSYCMKCIKSHWDTEDEKTVYSCPQCRQTFTARPDLRKNTILADLVEELKKTGLQAAPADHCYAGSEDVACDVCTGRKLKACKSCLQCLASYCEKHLQPHYEAAPFKKHKLVEPSKKLQENVCSRHDEVMKVFCRTDQQSICHLCLMDEHKGHDTVSAAAERSEKQRELEVSRQNIQQRIQDREKDVKLLQQEVEAINGSADKTVGNSEKMFTELIRLMEKRRSDVKQQVRSQQQTEVGRVRELQEKLEQEITELKRRDAEMKKLSHTQDHNQFLHDYPSLSPLSESTHSSSIKIRPLRYFEDVTVAVSEVRDKLQDVLREKWTNISQTVTEVDVLLPEPEPKTRAEFLKYSCDITLDPNTANTRLLLSDGNRKVTVTSQTNPYSSHPERFTKCFQVLSKESLTGRCYWEVEKKGFRVYVAVSYKNISRAGGLNEGAFGGNDKSWMLDCFNNSYNFYYNNVCTPVSGPWSSRVGVYLDNRAGILSFYSISETMTLLHRVQTTFTQPLHAGLGFYNLFGIFVGDSAELCKLK; translated from the coding sequence atggcgcagaaaggagttcagctgAGCCAGGAAACTATTTCTTGTTTGATCTGTcaggatctcctgaaggatccggtgactcttacctgtggacacagttactgcatgaagtgtattaaaagccactgggatacagaggatgagaagacagtctacagctgccctcagtgtagacaGACCTTCACAGCGAGGCCtgacctgaggaaaaacaccatattggcagatttagtggaggagctgaagaagactggactccaagctgctcctgctgatcactgctatgctggatctgaagatgtggcctgtgatgtctgcaccgggagaaaactgaaagcctgtaagtcctgtctgcagtgtctggcttcttactgtgagaaacacctccagcctcattatgaagcagctccatttaagaaacacaagctagtggagccctccaagaagctccaggagaacgtctgctctcgtcatgatgaggtgatgaaagtattttgtcgcactgatcagcagtctatctgtcacctctgtttaatggatgaacacaaaggtcatgacacagtctcagctgcagcagaaaggagcgagaagcagagagagctggaggtgagtcgacaaaacatccagcagagaatccaggacagagagaaagatgtgaagctgctccaacaggaggtggaggctatcaatggctccgctgataaaacagtggggaacagtgagaagatgttcactgagctgatccgtctcatggagaaaagacgctctgatgtgaagcagcaggtcagatcccagcagcaaactgaagtgggtcgagtcagagagcttcaggagaagctggagcaggagatcactgagctgaagaggagagacgctgagatgaagaagctgtcacacacacaggaccacaaccagtttctacacgactacccctcactgtcaccactcagtgaatctacacactcatccagcatcaagatccgtcctctgaggtactttgaggacgTGACAgtggctgtgtcagaagtcagagataaactacaggacgtcctgagagagaaatggacaaacatctcacagacagtgactgaagtggatgttttactgccagaaccagagcccaagaccagagctgagttcttaaagtattcatgtgacatcacactggatccaaacacagcaaacacacggctgttattatctgatggaaacagaaaagtaacagtaaCGAGTCAGACCAAtccttattctagtcacccagagaGATTCACTAAATGTtttcaggtcctgagtaaagagagtctgactggacgttgttactgggaagtggagaaaaaaggatTTCGAGTTTATGTAGCAGTctcatacaagaatatcagcagagcagggggaTTGAATGAGGGTGCATTTGGaggtaatgacaaatcttggatGTTAGATTGTTTCAACAACAGTTATAACTTTTATTACAACAATGTCtgcactcctgtctcaggtccttggtcctccagagtaggagtgtacctggataacagagcaggtattctgtccttctacagcatctctgaaaccatgactctcctccacagagtccagaccacattcactcagcctctacatgctggactcggGTTTTATAACTTGTTTGGCATCTttgttggagactctgctgagttgtgtaaactgaaatag